TGATCCATCGTCTCGCCTCGCGCATAACGCAGCGCCATCTTGGTCAGCGTCGCCTGGAAGTAGATCTGCTGCGCGATCTTGGGCGGCGCCGGCGACGCTGCGATCGACAGCGTCTGGTGGTTGTGCGGATTGGGATAGTGATAGAGCGTTCCCTTGGGCGGGCCTTCCTCGGCCCAGGTCTTCAGCGTCGTCATGTTCGCGTAGGCGGGCAGGTCGTAGCCACCGCTCGCTGCGACGAACTTTTCGATCGAGGACGGCTGGGACAAATAGGCGAGCAGGCTCTTGCCGGCCTCCTTGTTCTTGCCGAAGCTCCAGATACCCCAGAAGTAAGGCAGGTACGGTGCGAACCGGCCCTTGGGCCCTGCGGGGAAGCCGTGCGTCCAGCATTGCTCGGCAACCTGGGGCGCATCGCGCTTGGCAACCGCCCAGGCGCTCGGCGGATTGAGGATCATCGCGCCGCGGCCGGAGATCAGCCATTTGTTGTTCGAGGCGTCGTCCCAGGACGGCGCGTCCGGTGGCAGCACCGCGATCAGCTTCTTGTAGAACTCCATGGCCTGGCGAACCTGATCAGTCTTCACCGTGATGTCGCCCTTGGCGTTGACGAGCTCGGCACCGAACGACTGGAAGATCGCGCCGGCGGTGTCGACGCTGTCGGTGGTCTCGCCGAGGCCGATGCCGAACGCAAAGCCAGCCTTCTGGCAGGCCTCGGCCGCCTTCAGGAACGTCTCCATGGTCCAGTTGTCGGCCTTCGGCGGGCTGCCGGCCGGATACATCTCCTGCACGTCGATGCCGGCATGCTTCTTCATCAGATCGATGCGGGAGCAGGGGCCCTTAATCTGGCTGCCGATCGTCGAGGGCACCGCAAGCCATTTGCCGCCGGCCTGACCGAGATATTTGACGGTGCCGTTGACTTCGCCGTTCTGCTTGAGGATCGGCTCCATGACGTCGTTGACCGGCTCGAGATTCTCCGCATAGGCGTGAGGCCACCAGGTCGGCATCTGCAGGACGTCGTGACCGGACTTGGCCTGGGCTTCGGCGGCGACGGTCAATTCCAGCTTCTTGTTGTTGCTGGTGATGTAGTCGATGGAGACCTCGACCTTCTCCTTGGCCGCCCACTCGTTGACGAGGTCGGTGGAGGTCTTGTTGGCACCCGGTACCCAATGGTCCCAGAAGCCGATCGAGAGTTTGCCGGCGGCGTAGGCGCCCCGGACATAGGGCGCCGTGATCAGCGCCGCGGAGGACATTGCAGTGGCAGCCACAAATTGACGTCGCGTCAGTTTCTTGCGTGACATCTCGTTTCCTCGCTTGGGTGTTTTATTGTTCTGGTGTTTCCTCTGAACTCTTCCGAGCTCTTCTTGAATTCTTTTGGGAGTTTGTCGTTCGACGTTTCTTATTGATGCCGTCAGCCTCGACGG
This is a stretch of genomic DNA from Bradyrhizobium sp. CB2312. It encodes these proteins:
- a CDS encoding extracellular solute-binding protein, translating into MSRKKLTRRQFVAATAMSSAALITAPYVRGAYAAGKLSIGFWDHWVPGANKTSTDLVNEWAAKEKVEVSIDYITSNNKKLELTVAAEAQAKSGHDVLQMPTWWPHAYAENLEPVNDVMEPILKQNGEVNGTVKYLGQAGGKWLAVPSTIGSQIKGPCSRIDLMKKHAGIDVQEMYPAGSPPKADNWTMETFLKAAEACQKAGFAFGIGLGETTDSVDTAGAIFQSFGAELVNAKGDITVKTDQVRQAMEFYKKLIAVLPPDAPSWDDASNNKWLISGRGAMILNPPSAWAVAKRDAPQVAEQCWTHGFPAGPKGRFAPYLPYFWGIWSFGKNKEAGKSLLAYLSQPSSIEKFVAASGGYDLPAYANMTTLKTWAEEGPPKGTLYHYPNPHNHQTLSIAASPAPPKIAQQIYFQATLTKMALRYARGETMDQALAWAEGECEGFMRS